In a genomic window of Thermovirga sp.:
- the dnaJ gene encoding molecular chaperone DnaJ, with protein MPAEDSRDLYAILGIPRDASQVEIKKAYRKLVRKHHPDANPGDHGAEERFKKINLAYEVLQDPQKRETYDRYGTIGDAGPGGAPFGGFGPFGDIFGDLFDSFFGSGRPSGGPARGESLDMTLSITLEEAFRGVTREISVPKLETCAHCGGSGAEPGSEVRTCPFCHGAGQVETQQRTPFGTFVSVSPCRECGGTGRKIEKACSNCGGSGKVRARKIVEVKIPPGVDSGTRLRVAGEGREGVHGGPPGDLFITMKVEKHPLFERDREDLHTRLDLKFPQVVLGASVEVPALEDPEKIDIPPGTPGGKTFRLRGKGMPRLRGSGRGDLYAHVFIDVPKNLSEKERVLVEALAQEMDVPVQSAGLLDRIRQLFS; from the coding sequence GTGCCTGCTGAGGACAGCCGGGACCTGTACGCGATCCTTGGGATCCCCCGGGACGCTTCGCAGGTGGAGATAAAGAAGGCCTACAGGAAACTCGTCAGGAAGCATCACCCCGATGCCAATCCCGGCGACCACGGGGCCGAGGAAAGGTTCAAGAAGATAAACCTCGCCTACGAGGTGCTCCAGGATCCCCAGAAGAGGGAGACCTACGATCGGTACGGCACCATCGGCGACGCTGGCCCCGGGGGTGCTCCTTTTGGCGGTTTTGGCCCCTTCGGGGATATTTTCGGTGACCTTTTCGACAGCTTTTTCGGCTCCGGCCGTCCTTCGGGAGGCCCCGCCAGGGGGGAAAGCCTGGATATGACCCTGTCCATAACCCTGGAGGAGGCTTTCAGGGGTGTGACCAGGGAAATATCCGTTCCAAAGCTCGAGACCTGCGCGCATTGCGGCGGTTCCGGCGCTGAGCCGGGCAGTGAAGTCAGGACCTGTCCCTTCTGTCACGGTGCAGGCCAGGTTGAGACCCAGCAGAGGACCCCCTTCGGGACCTTCGTCAGCGTCTCACCGTGCCGAGAATGCGGAGGCACGGGCAGGAAGATAGAAAAGGCCTGTTCCAACTGCGGAGGGTCCGGCAAGGTCAGGGCGAGGAAAATCGTCGAAGTCAAGATCCCGCCCGGCGTCGATTCAGGAACCAGGCTTCGCGTTGCGGGCGAGGGGAGGGAAGGGGTTCACGGAGGACCCCCGGGGGACCTTTTCATAACAATGAAGGTCGAGAAGCATCCTTTGTTCGAGAGGGACAGGGAAGATCTGCACACGCGGCTTGACCTGAAGTTCCCCCAGGTCGTGCTCGGTGCCTCGGTGGAGGTTCCCGCCCTTGAGGATCCGGAGAAGATCGACATCCCTCCCGGTACCCCGGGAGGGAAGACCTTTCGGCTCCGGGGCAAGGGGATGCCCCGGCTCAGGGGCTCGGGTAGGGGCGACCTTTACGCTCACGTTTTCATCGATGTTCCCAAGAACCTCAGCGAAAAGGAGAGGGTCCTCGTCGAGGCCCTTGCCCAGGAGATGGACGTTCCCGTCCAGTCCGCCGGCCTGCTGGACCGGATAAGGCAGCTCTTTTCATGA
- a CDS encoding 50S ribosomal protein L11 methyltransferase: protein MGGEGFWWYITLEGQDGNEDDLSALADLSGSIGSEIKELPGRIAVKAYYRNTRDLGFWIGRVQEVINPWPGVKIVDMGRIENRQWHTAWKEAFPPLEVGRSIVVMAPWHKGKELQGRIPLYIYPGSAFGTGYHESTQVALELLEDTVKPGMKVIDVGTGSGILAVASLRMGAAGVIATDNDPAVIPEIRENLRLNGIPDGVVDIRTGDLLRGIVETADLVCANIVFDPLTVMMPEIPKVLPVGGKAVFSGLTVKERERFLEILTLGGLLPSSEAEKGDWWGVAASRTAGVVGPRG, encoded by the coding sequence ATGGGTGGCGAAGGGTTCTGGTGGTATATAACGCTCGAGGGACAGGACGGCAACGAGGACGATCTGTCCGCCCTGGCAGACCTGTCCGGGAGCATAGGCTCGGAAATAAAGGAACTCCCGGGCAGGATAGCGGTGAAGGCCTATTACCGCAACACCAGGGATCTCGGTTTCTGGATCGGTAGGGTCCAAGAAGTGATAAACCCCTGGCCCGGAGTCAAGATCGTGGATATGGGGCGGATCGAGAACCGACAGTGGCACACGGCCTGGAAGGAGGCTTTCCCACCCCTGGAGGTGGGCAGGTCCATCGTCGTGATGGCTCCCTGGCACAAGGGGAAGGAACTCCAGGGAAGAATTCCGCTTTATATTTATCCGGGGAGCGCCTTTGGAACCGGCTACCATGAGAGCACCCAGGTTGCCCTGGAATTGCTCGAGGACACCGTCAAACCAGGCATGAAGGTCATCGACGTGGGTACGGGATCGGGGATCCTGGCCGTGGCATCCCTGAGGATGGGAGCCGCCGGCGTCATCGCCACCGATAATGATCCCGCCGTGATCCCCGAGATAAGGGAGAACCTTCGCCTCAACGGCATACCCGATGGTGTCGTGGATATCCGCACCGGAGATCTTCTCAGGGGTATCGTCGAGACGGCTGACCTCGTATGCGCGAATATCGTTTTCGACCCCCTTACGGTGATGATGCCGGAGATCCCCAAGGTGCTGCCTGTTGGAGGCAAAGCCGTCTTCTCCGGCCTCACGGTGAAGGAAAGGGAAAGGTTCCTGGAGATCCTCACTCTGGGCGGACTCCTTCCGTCCAGCGAAGCAGAAAAGGGGGATTGGTGGGGTGTCGCTGCCTCGCGTACGGCTGGAGTCGTC